A region of the Cryptococcus deuterogattii R265 chromosome 1, complete sequence genome:
CATAGCATACAGAACAGAGGCTTGGCGATAGTACCCCTTTAACCCTTGGGAGTCAGTGTGCGTAACCTCCGATGCTGAATGCGACATACTCTAAAATCTTTTGGCCATTTTGCGATCATGTCTTTGGTGACTTCCAAGGCATGATTTCTCCATTCCGGAAGCTTTGACATGGCCGCTGCTTTACAGTCGAGCAGAACAGgattctttcctccaaaGTTGATCGCCTGGAGACACAGTGAGTGGATTGAGGGAATCGGGCAGGTGGGAAAACGCACCTTGTCAAAGTTTTTCCATGCGTCCAGATAGTTGGCCGCTTGCATGAACTTGAGCGCAATGTCATAGTGCTGCTGTACGAGCTGCTGATTTCTCATTGTGCATATCAAGACATGCTGCAGAGCAGAGAGTAGTTAGGGGTATATTTATCTATTTATTTACACTGCTGTAATACGCGTTTGGGTCACGTGACATATGGTCGCTGACGTATGTATATAATTCAAGTGATTATTTATCCATCTTTCGATAAGTGTCTCCCCAAAACACACACCATGGTAAgcctccccttcccctccccccacCACCGCTGACCGCCGCAGCTGCTCCGGATCCGCTCGCCGGCGGGAACTGCCCGCATCACTGTGCAGCCAGAGACGACGGGGGAGGAGTTTGCCGAGGCGATCCTCAACACCATCCCGCGCTCGGAACCCCAGCCAGACCCCGCCACGCTCGCACTCAGTAACCAGCCGGGGGCCGGGGGGGAGTCCGTGCCATTCCAGGCCCTCAATGGCCGTACAGTGGGTGACATGGGTTTCAGGTGCGCCCGATCTCGTTCCGTAACCGGCATTCTCTAACTCCATCCCTAGCCATGGCGATCTCCTGTTCCTCTCCTACAAGCCACGTGGTGCTGACCCAGACTCACACCCGGCCATGGAGGCCACAACGTCCCTCCACCAGCCTTCGCAGCCGGACCCCTCTCACCCAAAGACCCACACCGATCCGCCCTTGCCAAACACTATCCCGCTCAAGGACTTGTCTTCCGTGCAGGAGCCTGAAATTGATCAGTACTGGGAGAAGCAGACTGGCAAGATTGAGCGGAAGAGGGATCCTGCATTCTGTAGGCACGGTGAAAAGGCCATGTGCGATTATTGCATGCCGTTAGAGGTATATGTCACCGTTCTGTACTCGTTCTGTGCTGTCGAGCTGACAAATTATAGCCGTACGACCCCAAGTTCCAATCGGAGCATCAGATCAAGCACCTTTCCTACCATGCCTATCTCCGCAAGCTCCTCTCGTCCCGTCCACCCaccgcttcttcagctaccgatcttcctccactctcaCCCACATCTCTATCCGTCATCACCCCTTGCCCTACAGGGGCCCACCCTCCATTTCCCGAAGGTATCTGCTCCACATGCCAGCCTTCTGCGGTAACCCTCCAATCTCAACCATTCAGAATGGTTGACCACGTTGAATTTGCTTCACCGTCCATCATCGAAGGCCTCCTTTCCGCATGGCGTCGTACAGGAACCCAACGTATCGCGTTCCTCATCGGACGAGAAGACAAGTATGAAAAGGTTCCAATGGGTATCAAGGTCATTGTTGAAGCCGTCTGGGAGCCAAAGCAGGAAGGCGAACTCGATGGACTGACTGTTGAAACCCCATGGAGCGACGAATCTAGGGTTCAAGAGATTGCGAGGTGGTGTGATAAAGGTTTAAGCGTCGTAGGCATGATCTACACTGACCTCACTCCCTCTCCCGACGACATTACCAAAACGCTTTACAAGCGCCACGCCCAGTCGTACACTGCCTCCTCGCTGGAAATGCTCCTTTCTGCAGCTTATCAgctctcccatccccttTCTACGAGAATGTCCCCCACCGGCCACTATTCCTCTCGTTTCGTGACTTGCTGTCTGACAGGTGATAAGGATGGGGGTGTCGATATCTTGGCGTGGCAGGCAAGTGAGCACGCCGAAGCGATGGTGAAGGCTGGAATCGTCGAAGCCAGTGTAGACCCTACAGTTGTGAGAGTCCGGAAACcaggggaaggagaataTGTTCCAGAAGTGTTTTATAGCTACAAAAACGAGTATGGACTGCAAGTCAAGATGCCTGCAAAACCGACCTTTCCTGTCGAGTATCTCTATGTCAACGTAGGTTTTCATCCtagtttttttttttcccctttctttcctaTACGCTTTATTGGCTTACACGCGGATGATATCGCCTAGATCACGCATGGTTTCCCCCTTGCGCCATctcccctctttctttccaacgCTTTCCCAACGGAAAATCGTCCCGGGCTCCATGATCAATCCATGCAAGTGGTTATCACACAACTTGCTGCCATTTTGAAAAACAGCGACGCCGAAATTGGGGATACCGGTACTTGGCCTGGGAGgatcaagaaggatgttgagAGGTGGTTGAGTGATTGGCATTTGGTGACATTCTTGTGCATGCAGGGCCTGTTTTCCTTGGTAAGTGGTGTGAAAATAGACTATTTTGTCGGTACTAATATAacccctctttttttttttccttccttttgtATATATAGAAGGAGCAAAAAATCCTTTGTCGAGCTGCTACTGCCCATGCGCATCCAAACGACACTCACGCGTTGGAAGAACTTTTCGCTAGTGATGGATGGCAGACATTGCTCACCATTGTCGATTCCGAAGTTTCCTGTAcgcttttttccctttttccaagAGCGTTTGAACAATCCACTaacttctttttttttgttttttttttaaaaaaaagcCAACGGTCGTTCCAACCCTCCGcccacatcatcattcaatAATCTCGGGATTGATTCCCCTTCGTTTACTGGTCCCTCTGGCGGTGGTTCCGCTACCGGGTCTTCTGCACCACCATCCGGTCCTGGTTCAGTTGGCGCAGGGGCAGGCGCAGGCGCGAGTGCGGGTGCGAGTAGTAGGGAGAGGATTTGCCCGCATTGTACGTTTGTGAATGAACATGGAGGGAGCGATTGCGAGATTTGTGGATTGCCACTTGACGGTTAAGAGTAATTAACTTGGTGCTCGTTGAAACTGTATCACACCTGCTttacttctttttcttattcttttttctttgcccaGGTGATGGGGATACATGTTTGGTGGGCGTAGCAAGCAGATTGTAAAAATAGACAAAAATGCAttaaagaaaaaaaaattgacACATGCGGGAAAGATTTTCCATTCTTATAGCCCCCCTGCATAATCAGCAGGATCTAGTGAAACTGACATgaaatatatatatatatatattcatCTCTTTAGCCATGGTACAGACAAGACACCTTTTTTTGCTTTCTATGCATTCTTACTCCTTTTTCCCCAAGACTCTCAACGTCCTGTCCATACCGGCGAGCACAATCTCGCTACCCAACTTTCCAAACCTGGCACCCACCAAATCACCCGCATTCTCTTCAAACGTCACCAACTCTGCCCATGTCTTGTTGGCATACACCCGCGCGTCGGTACCCACCACACTGAGGAATTGCGCAGACGGGTCAAACTTGACTTCACGAATAGTGTTTTCCTCTGGCAACGTCCAGGATGAGAGAATGTCGAGTTTACGAAGGTCAAAGATATTGACGGTGGGGGCAccagagatggaggaggtggcGAGGTAGTATCCGTTCTCAGAGAACGAAAGGGTAGAAAGGTCTTTAGCGTGAGAAGAGAGTGTGGCGGCAAGAGAGTTGGATTGACGAGCATCCCAGACTCGAACGGCGCCGTCCTTGGTACCTCCACCATGCAACACGCCATCAGGGTGAACAGCAAATGAAGTATAAGCAAAAGAACCGTCGATACCGGGAATAGCAGAGTACTTGATGATTTCCTTGGCGGTGACGAGGTCATACAAACTCCACGTGGAATCGGCAGAACCAGCAGCGACATAGGAACCGGAAGGGTGGACAGCAAGTCCATTGATTTCGCCCTTGTGTCCAGACAGTGTCGCCCTAGCTCCCCATTTACCATCGTCCTCTCCCCAAACCCTCACCGTCTTATCAGCACTGGCGCTAATGGCCAACCTAGGCTCGCCTTCGTGTTCGCGGAAAGCGACATGGGTGACGGCCTTGGTGTGACCCTTGAGAGTACCAAGCACCTTGCTAGCTTCAAGGTCGAACAATTGAACAGTCTTGTCGGCACCGCCAGTGACAACAGTGTTGCCGTCTTGCGCCAAATCGAGAGCTGTGATACCAGCGGGCTTGGTAGCGTGCAAAGAGGGAACGTGGTTGATCTGGGTGTATGACTTGATATCGTCGGCCTTTTTGTAGCCAGGAGCAggctttctcttctttcgcaCAGAAGAAAGTCTGTAACGCAGGTTAGCGATAGGTCAGCCTGACCTTGATGACTCACGCCTGGTTAGTCTCCATGACCTTGGCCTCGACCTCTGCGGGCAAAGCACCCTCCTGAACCATCTCGACGTCGGCTGCTGCAGG
Encoded here:
- a CDS encoding nuclear protein localization protein 4, with amino-acid sequence MGFSHGDLLFLSYKPRGADPDSHPAMEATTSLHQPSQPDPSHPKTHTDPPLPNTIPLKDLSSVQEPEIDQYWEKQTGKIERKRDPAFCRHGEKAMCDYCMPLEPYDPKFQSEHQIKHLSYHAYLRKLLSSRPPTASSATDLPPLSPTSLSVITPCPTGAHPPFPEGICSTCQPSAVTLQSQPFRMVDHVEFASPSIIEGLLSAWRRTGTQRIAFLIGREDKYEKVPMGIKVIVEAVWEPKQEGELDGLTVETPWSDESRVQEIARWCDKGLSVVGMIYTDLTPSPDDITKTLYKRHAQSYTASSLEMLLSAAYQLSHPLSTRMSPTGHYSSRFVTCCLTGDKDGGVDILAWQASEHAEAMVKAGIVEASVDPTVVRVRKPGEGEYVPEVFYSYKNEYGLQVKMPAKPTFPVEYLYVNITHGFPLAPSPLFLSNAFPTENRPGLHDQSMQVVITQLAAILKNSDAEIGDTGTWPGRIKKDVERWLSDWHLVTFLCMQGLFSLKEQKILCRAATAHAHPNDTHALEELFASDGWQTLLTIVDSEVSSNGRSNPPPTSSFNNLGIDSPSFTGPSGGGSATGSSAPPSGPGSVGAGAGAGASAGASSRERICPHCTFVNEHGGSDCEICGLPLDG
- a CDS encoding pre-mRNA-processing factor 19; the encoded protein is MFFCAISGSPPSPSSPRPRAPSTKSPHRALHRSVNHLPSPPPLTPADENGTDPISGEPLTKDDLIDVKAKPSTIPPRPANQTSIPALLTALQSEYDSIMLESLEIKKAFQSSRQELANALYREDAATRVIARLMKERDEARQALSSIQSTTGFQPPAAAEEPAAADVEMVQEGALPAEVEAKVMETNQALSSVRKKRKPAPGYKKADDIKSYTQINHVPSLHATKPAGITALDLAQDGNTVVTGGADKTVQLFDLEASKVLGTLKGHTKAVTHVAFREHEGEPRLAISASADKTVRVWGEDDGKWGARATLSGHKGEINGLAVHPSGSYVAAGSADSTWSLYDLVTAKEIIKYSAIPGIDGSFAYTSFAVHPDGVLHGGGTKDGAVRVWDARQSNSLAATLSSHAKDLSTLSFSENGYYLATSSISGAPTVNIFDLRKLDILSSWTLPEENTIREVKFDPSAQFLSVVGTDARVYANKTWAELVTFEENAGDLVGARFGKLGSEIVLAGMDRTLRVLGKKE